The genomic region CGTGAACCTCAACAGCATCCTCATCGGATCCGCGGATCCGCAGCGGCTGAAGGACTACTACACGAAACTTTTCGGGACGCCCGGCTGGAACGAAGGCGGGTATAGCGGTTGGCAGATCGGCACCGGCTTCGTCACCGTCGGTCCGCATGATCAGGTCAAGGGCCGCAACACGCAGCCGGGAAGGCTGATCTGGAACATCGAGAGTATCGACGTGAAGGGCGACTTCGAACGGCTCAAGGCCGCCGGGGCAACGGTGGTCCGGGAGCCCTACCAGCCGGGTGAGGCGCCCGAAGCGTGGATCGCTACGTTCTCCGATCCCGACGACAACTACTTCCAGCTCCTCAGTCCGATGATGTAGTCGCTCGGTCGGTCGTGACCGCTGGCCGGTTCACGCGGGACCGCTGGTCCGGACTGGTGACGAGCTCCGGCACGACTAGCCTCACACGACCTGCGGCACCAGCGTGCGCGCCAGGAGCACATGCTCGATCGCGGCGGCCAGGGCGTCGACATCTGACTCCGTCGCGATCGCCGGGATCGCGCCCATCCCACGGGGCGCCACGTAGAACCCCGCGAGCAGCAGGCCGAGGAAGAGCTCCGGCACGCCACCGACACCGGTCGCGACGGCGGAGACGCCCTCGCCCGACCAGACCTGGAAGAGCGATCCGACGACGGCGATCCGAGCGTCGAGGCCGTCGCGCCCGATCGCCCCGGCGACCTTCGCGCGGAGGCGCTCGCCGAGAGCATCGAGCCGCGCGAACACGTCCGGGGTGAGCTCGCGGAGGGTGGCGAGACCCGCCGCCGCGGCTACCGGGTTGCCGTTGAACGTGCCGCCGTGGCTGAGCGAGCCGGCGCGCCGGGCGTCGAAGAGGTCCATGACGTCGGCCCGGCCGCCGAACGCCGCGAGGGCGTAGCCGCCACCGATGATCTTGCCGAGCGTCGTGAGGTCAGGGCGCACGCCGAATGCACCCTGGGCGCCGTGTGGGCCCACCCGGAACGCGATGATCTCGTCGAAGATGAGCAGAGCGCCGTGGCGGTCGGCGAAGGACCGCAGGAAGGCGAGGAAGGCGGGGCTCGCCGCGCGCACACCGCCTGCCCCCTGGACCGGCTCGATGATGATCGCCGCGAGGTCCCGCTCGCGACCGCGCAGGGCTCGTTCGATGCCCTCGGCGTCCTCCCATGGCAGCTCGACCACGAGTCCGGACAGCGCTGCGGGCACCCCGGGCGTACCGGCCATGACGCCGTCGTGGGTGCCGTGATACGAGCGCTCGAATGTCGCGACGAGCGGACGAGCGGTGAACGCGCGGGCCACCCGGATGGCGAACATCGTCGCCTCGGTGCCGGAGTTCGTGAACCGCACGCGCTCGAGCGATGGGAGCCGGCGGCGGAGCTCTTCGGCCAGCTCGATCTCGGTCTCCGTCGGCGCCGCGAAAGCGGAACCACGCCGCACCTGCGCCTCCACCGCCGCGACGACCACGGGATGGGCGTGCCCGAGGATGAGCGCGGTGTAGTTGCCGAGAAAGTCGCGATAGTTGTTGCCATCGACGTCGCGCAGGGTGAGCCCCTCGCCCGCCGCGATGTATGGCGGATAGGGCGCGCTGTAGACCGTCGTCCGGGTCGAGCCACCCGGGAGCGACCTCGCCGCCCGCTCGAACAGCTCGCGCGAGCGGGGCGTGCGCTCGAGGTAGGCATCGAGGAGTGCCATGACCCGGGACCCTCCGGTAGAGCGTTCCGTGATGGGCGGTCAGTGTGACACGCGAGCCAAAGCGCAGAACGATCCCTGACGACACGTGCAAGACCGACGTCCAGGGGACGATCGATCGAAGAGCGTCGGTTGGAAGTCCCAGTGGGCGGGCCGGTGTGTTCGATCGGGGAAAAGCGGTCGCCGGGATGGAAGATCCTCGGGGATCGCGGGAGGTGGCTGGTCGGTCAGCGGGGGAACGGGCTCCCGCCGCTGCCGGCGAAGACCGTCGCGGCGGTGACCACGAGGGTGAGGGCACTGATGGCGCAGGCGGCGAGGATCGAGACGAGGCGATGACGACGGGCGGACATCGGGGGCTCCTTTCGGTGGTCCGCCCACGGGACTCGACGGCATGGTAGGCTTCTCTCGTGCGCCAGTCAACTATTGCTAAACATCTGGCGGTGAGGGGGCCGATCAACCTCGCGGCTCGTCTCGGCGCGGAGATCCGTCGCCGTCGCGTTGACTCCGGCCTCACCCAGGCGGAGCTCGGCACCCCGCTCTCGCGAAGCTTCATCAGTTCCGTGGAGCACGGACGCGTGGTCCCATCGCTCGCCACGCTGACCCTCGTCGCCCACCGGCTCGGGATCGGCCTCGGAGCGCTCCTCGACGGGGTCGATGACCACTTGCCGGCCGTGTATAGTC from Chloroflexota bacterium harbors:
- a CDS encoding aminotransferase class III-fold pyridoxal phosphate-dependent enzyme codes for the protein MALLDAYLERTPRSRELFERAARSLPGGSTRTTVYSAPYPPYIAAGEGLTLRDVDGNNYRDFLGNYTALILGHAHPVVVAAVEAQVRRGSAFAAPTETEIELAEELRRRLPSLERVRFTNSGTEATMFAIRVARAFTARPLVATFERSYHGTHDGVMAGTPGVPAALSGLVVELPWEDAEGIERALRGRERDLAAIIIEPVQGAGGVRAASPAFLAFLRSFADRHGALLIFDEIIAFRVGPHGAQGAFGVRPDLTTLGKIIGGGYALAAFGGRADVMDLFDARRAGSLSHGGTFNGNPVAAAAGLATLRELTPDVFARLDALGERLRAKVAGAIGRDGLDARIAVVGSLFQVWSGEGVSAVATGVGGVPELFLGLLLAGFYVAPRGMGAIPAIATESDVDALAAAIEHVLLARTLVPQVV
- a CDS encoding helix-turn-helix transcriptional regulator, coding for MRGPINLAARLGAEIRRRRVDSGLTQAELGTPLSRSFISSVEHGRVVPSLATLTLVAHRLGIGLGALLDGVDDHLPAVYSPTHADDPTPRGGG